A window of the Caldisericota bacterium genome harbors these coding sequences:
- a CDS encoding glycoside hydrolase family 57 protein: MHKENKIMLWLHMHQPDYLNPLSNEQTLPWTRRHMLNSYYEIPKLLLSSSARININFSGVLLKQIVSYAEEGLEDTWETLEKKDADSLTESEKEFILRNFLNPMANFNSNRFIELINQKKNREKFSTQDMRDAQMLYAISAISPILTEVKDLINKKENYSEKDKIEEKKIERKIFKSIIPMYKELFDREQIELTISPMQHPILPLLIDSSIAYRSKQETILPLAQFAYLDDAIKQIEDAISLFSKTFGKIPQGMWPSEGSISNKTIDIIKQKGIKWIGTDESILIKTNPYIKKEDISIPRNVRDLKIFFRNHSLSDKIGFVYNKMNAVDAVKDLLQAVKSSKNGEIIILDGENPWDFYPEHGVPFLSKLFSALNQKNSALGHEIEATGSIESIHPGSWINGYFDTWIGDEESNRAWTYLADARKTVGNIQESLNQIYIAEGSDWFWWYSNFHKNEVDFTFDTLFRAHLITAYQKAGIKIPSYLFQPIREVK; this comes from the coding sequence ATGCATAAAGAAAATAAAATTATGTTGTGGTTGCATATGCACCAGCCAGATTATTTAAACCCTCTCAGTAATGAACAAACCCTGCCGTGGACAAGAAGGCATATGCTTAATAGTTATTATGAAATTCCAAAACTGTTATTGTCATCGTCTGCAAGGATTAATATCAATTTTTCCGGAGTACTGTTAAAACAAATTGTCTCCTATGCAGAAGAAGGGTTGGAAGATACCTGGGAAACATTGGAAAAAAAAGATGCAGATTCTCTTACTGAAAGCGAAAAAGAATTTATACTAAGAAATTTCCTTAACCCTATGGCCAATTTCAACTCAAATAGATTTATTGAACTAATCAACCAGAAAAAAAACAGAGAGAAATTTAGCACACAAGATATGCGAGATGCTCAAATGCTTTATGCTATATCGGCAATTTCTCCTATCCTTACCGAAGTTAAGGATTTAATAAATAAAAAAGAAAATTATTCAGAAAAAGATAAGATAGAAGAAAAAAAGATAGAGAGAAAGATATTCAAATCAATCATTCCAATGTACAAAGAACTTTTTGACAGAGAACAGATTGAACTAACAATATCTCCGATGCAACATCCCATTTTGCCTCTTCTTATAGATTCGTCCATTGCATACAGAAGTAAGCAAGAAACAATTCTACCCCTGGCTCAATTTGCTTACTTAGACGATGCGATAAAACAGATAGAAGATGCCATTTCATTGTTCAGCAAAACTTTTGGTAAAATTCCACAAGGCATGTGGCCATCTGAAGGAAGTATTTCAAACAAGACAATAGATATTATAAAGCAGAAAGGAATCAAGTGGATTGGAACAGATGAAAGTATACTAATAAAAACCAATCCCTATATAAAAAAAGAAGACATATCCATTCCAAGAAATGTAAGAGATTTAAAAATATTTTTCCGGAATCATTCCCTCTCAGACAAAATAGGATTTGTATACAATAAAATGAATGCAGTAGATGCAGTAAAAGACTTACTTCAAGCAGTAAAATCATCAAAAAACGGAGAAATAATTATATTAGACGGAGAAAATCCATGGGACTTCTACCCCGAACATGGAGTACCATTTCTCTCTAAATTATTCAGCGCATTAAATCAAAAAAACAGTGCATTAGGCCATGAAATAGAAGCCACAGGCAGCATTGAATCCATACACCCCGGCTCCTGGATAAACGGTTATTTTGATACCTGGATAGGCGATGAAGAATCAAATAGGGCATGGACATATCTCGCTGATGCAAGAAAAACGGTGGGAAACATACAAGAATCTCTCAATCAAATCTATATTGCAGAAGGAAGCGATTGGTTTTGGTGGTACAGCAATTTTCACAAAAATGAAGTAGACTTTACCTTTGACACACTATTTCGAGCTCACCTTATTACTGCTTATCAAAAGGCAGGAATAAAGATACCTTCATATCTATTCCAGCCCATAAGAGAGGTAAAATGA
- a CDS encoding ABC transporter ATP-binding protein, with protein sequence MAKVTLKGVTKKFGNVVAVRNENLKINDGEFLVLLGPSGCGKTTTLRLVAGLEEPTEGEIYIGDKLVNNIPPKDRDIAMVFQNYALYPHMNVYQNISFGLRLRKTPKDEIDQRVKKAAEMLGIEELLKRKPKELSGGQKQRVALARAVVRNPKVYLMDEPLSNLDAKLRVQTRGELIKLHKRLGVTTVYVTHDQVEAMTLGDRVVVMNEGEIQQEGKPKEVFDNPVNRFVAGFVGTPPMNFVNVQIVEKNKKIYAVSEGFELKIVDAHQDILAKEGYIGKNMIMGIRPKDLFSEVEVKKDGKMAMQPFKVLIDFVELMGSETFIHFRLGDGDIKFVARASSDHDYAMGDTVMFYIDPFNIHLFDEESLKTII encoded by the coding sequence ATGGCCAAAGTAACGCTCAAAGGTGTGACAAAAAAATTTGGTAACGTTGTCGCAGTAAGAAACGAAAATCTCAAAATTAATGATGGAGAATTTCTCGTCCTTTTAGGACCATCTGGGTGTGGCAAAACTACTACGCTTAGACTTGTTGCGGGCTTGGAAGAACCGACTGAAGGAGAAATCTATATCGGGGATAAGCTTGTGAACAATATCCCTCCGAAAGATAGAGATATTGCAATGGTTTTTCAAAACTATGCGTTATACCCCCATATGAATGTGTATCAAAATATTTCTTTTGGGCTAAGGTTAAGGAAAACACCAAAAGATGAAATAGATCAAAGAGTAAAGAAGGCTGCTGAGATGTTAGGTATCGAGGAGCTTCTTAAAAGAAAACCAAAGGAGCTTTCAGGCGGACAAAAACAAAGAGTTGCACTTGCAAGGGCAGTAGTAAGAAATCCGAAGGTGTATCTTATGGATGAACCTTTATCCAATCTTGATGCAAAGCTTCGTGTGCAGACGAGAGGCGAACTTATAAAGTTGCATAAAAGGCTGGGAGTTACTACTGTTTATGTCACTCATGATCAGGTGGAAGCAATGACACTTGGCGACAGAGTAGTTGTTATGAACGAAGGTGAAATACAACAAGAAGGAAAACCAAAGGAAGTATTTGATAATCCGGTGAATAGGTTTGTTGCAGGTTTTGTCGGGACTCCACCAATGAATTTTGTTAATGTTCAAATTGTAGAAAAAAACAAAAAGATATATGCAGTTTCAGAAGGATTTGAATTGAAAATTGTAGATGCACATCAAGACATTCTTGCGAAAGAAGGTTATATTGGCAAAAATATGATAATGGGGATAAGGCCCAAGGATTTATTCAGCGAGGTTGAAGTTAAAAAGGATGGAAAAATGGCAATGCAGCCGTTTAAGGTGCTGATAGATTTTGTAGAGCTCATGGGCTCTGAAACGTTCATTCATTTTAGACTTGGTGATGGCGATATAAAGTTTGTTGCAAGGGCAAGCTCTGATCA